The nucleotide sequence gtatttttctgggcaacacCTCTATTCAAGACAGCTTACGAGCTTATAACCGAGCCAGCTCATGAGCCTCTGTTATAGCTAACGCGCTACCTAACAAGTCGAACTTTACTGAGCTCAAGTTTAGCTCATTTACAAATCGAGCTTCAAAGTTAAGCTCAAGTTTGTCTCGTTTACCTTAATAAATGAACTCGAATGAGTTTTTATCGAGTCAAATATCGATTTGAGCCCGAATGGCTTGGATCATTTGCACCCTTAGCGACGAAGCCTGGCGGTGGGCTTTGTCGCGAATGAAGCCCGACTGTCAACGATGAAGTCTTCGTCCTTGACGAAGCCAGATGGTCGGCGACCATGTCCATTTTTGAAACCCACCAGATTTTGTCACAAATCTACACCAAAATCACATAACAAAATCTAACCTCGTTCAGCGATGATGAGTTCGACGTCGGCAGTAATGATGACGATCACCGCAATGGTCATGGTAGTGGTAGTGAGAGAGACTGGGTGAGGTTATCAGGTTTGTTGAGTTTGCGAATTCTTTGTGAGGTTGGGTAAGGGTATTTAGGTATTTGCATGGTCTTGTGAGTTTAAAGTGTATGAGaatattatgatatttaattatttttatttttttgattttttaaataaaatgatgatCAAATCTGATAAAGTGGGTAAACCAtacaattagtttgtttgagttgttaaaaatatatatatatctttttcaGAAAAgtggataaaaataaattttgtatttgaaggGTAGTTAGGTTTTGCAATTTTCACGTtataaaaaaccaatttataaaGGTTAAGTAGGTGGACTTGTTTAAAAGCTATAAAGGTAAAAATTGTATTTTGCCAAAATTCCTGATAAGAAACTGAATTAGTGGATTAGGctcttaaattaaattactctAAATTCGTTgtgatgtatttttacatttttatttcacatcagtctttaaatttttttttaagcatgAAAAAGCTTAATTTACCTCTCTTAAACTAGTTGTTTCAGCAAAAACCActtaaatttctcttttttttttatattaacaaCTTTACCAACacttttatttgtaatttaaaattatattaaatattttttgtgaaatttgtcTTCATGTAAATCTAAACATTAAATTAGGTATCtattaagttaaaaattttgataatagatttttataaagttacattaatttaattaaatttgaatattaTGGCAAATCTTAAAAGGTTTTGTAATTATCtcctaaatttattattttttgtctaATAGAAACTTTATGAAGGTTTTTGTAAATAGAATTGGTAGCAAAAGTTTCACAAAGAATGAAAATTTGGGCGTGGGTAAAAAggaatcaaattattattttgtgttttataaatttgtaaggACGACTCAAGTGGTTACTAATCTTTTATCACAaacacaatttaaaattttacatgccttttgatataaatattttttggtgttttgtacataataataataataataataaaaatggctATGATAAAGTAAGTTCCCGAATAGTAAAAACCCACAAGTGGCCACAATCATTTAGACTAACTCCAATGCATTGTCAAAGCACTCGCCAACCCAAATAGACACTGAGCTAACTAGATTTGCCCACCTCCAATGTTGCTTGCCATCACAACTCACCAAATTTTTGACTAACCTCCATCCATTTGCCAGATTTGGTGATCGATTTCAGCCAAGCCATTATCAGTATCTTTCATCTTCCCTTACAACAACAATCTCAACGCTGGAAGATGCTTGATTCGATATGACGAAAGTGAAAATTAACTGAAGAAGACAAGTTGCAGATGTGGTGGAACATACACATACCCAATAACGACAAGCAACATACCAGGTAGGGTGACGACCACTTAATCTGACGGCAATGATGAGCAGCAAATCCACTGGTGGCGACGAGTAGGTTGTTTCGTGTCGAGCATAGACAGATCTAGATTTGTGATTTtgggaaattttttatttatttgtgtattagatgagtgatattgtgtatttagttattaattttgtgtatatgtgtatttgattattttgtttatttgattattgattttgtatatctatatatttgattattgatttgtgtatttgattattaattttgtgtatacgtatatttgattatttgtgtatttgattattcattttatgttaattttaacatattaaatttttaaaatttattattatggaattattttaaagaattttgttaaattgttgtatttaaaaaatattagtaaattgattttaaaatatattaaatattattaaaatctcataccataatatttattattaaattataaaataaataataaatttttatagtcatgaaaattatagataaagtaaaataaatagaattgaagtttattaattaataaatgaaataaagagtcaaatagagaaaggaaaataatggGTGTAGATGAAGCAAACACactttttgagacaaaattagaatatggagtgaattttttataatataatagggagTAGAATAGGGAGTGTGGTTGTAGTCAGTCTAATCAGAACAAATCAtcgaataaatttttaacttaataCATATGGGGTTATTAGactaaaattttaacattttaactACAATTTTGACATATTCTATTATTCAactatttattttcattcccattaGTAATTCAGTTAATTGAGAGTTAACAGTTGAATTAacatttacaaataaaataaaatctttattaCATTTTAGATTAATGTTTTTTGGACTGAAAACATAATAAATCTCTTagactattaaaaaatatgatatttagtcccacaactaaaattttgacatattcatCCCTTAACTATTTGTTTTTATTCCCTTTACTTGTTCAGTTAATTGCGACTTAAAATTTGAATCAATGGTGATAAATAAGACAAAACCTCTATATTACATgagattacaaattttttttttctcttaccaTTATTTACATACTATTGTAAAAACATTGTGTACAATCACTAGTTTCTTCAAAAAACTGAACTTTGTACAATTATATTTGGAATTAAAAAAGTTATGAaattgaattcatttttttaagtttaacaaagttattatatatcaagggtattttaggtaataataatatatttgtgaaatcaatttgaaatttacattttaaacGAATTCATctcatatatatgatatgaatttCACATCTTAAATTCATTCATCTAAAATGGAGCCTAGAGGTCgcaaatatttgataaattaataaataaatttcaaaattataaccAAACCAGTGCATTAAAATGTTGCATAAGCAGACAAACATTTCTCAATGTGCAGACTGAACTAAAAGATGATTTGTACAAATTTGTTCAAAGGAGACCAATGTTCTTGAGGCCAAGAACAACCCCAACCCCAATTATATGGCCAACGGAGCCACAGGCCAAGGTGTCGGCAAGGGTGAACCCCGCAGGGTCGCCGGTCTGCAACCCGGACTCCCTTATCTCCAGCTTTAATCCGGCGGTCGACTTCCGGTTCGCCGACGGCGCCAACCCAAACCTCCCGGCAAACAACATTAGGCTCGTCGACGTCACCATGATCTGTCCATCGCACGCATAACGTAATAAGTTTCTATGGTTTCTCTTCTTGTCAACTAATTAAGGCGTTTTGTTAAGCCATAAGGAAACGTAGTTTTGGttaatttattctaaattgCGTCATTTTTTGACATTACCAAATTGGTGGGCGAGCCAATGAAATCACAACGAGCGCCCAGGGCTCCCTTTCCCTTGCGCTTCATCGGCTGAATTGCTACCTGCAACGTCGACGGAATGTAGGACGTTAAGACATGCATGAAAGAACATTTTTGATGCAATAAATAGCTTAAAATTTTACGAGACAAGCAGTGGTTAAGTGAAAAAATGCTAACACTGTTATTACTAATTAATGGCTTgtcgaaaatagtttttttatatGCAACATGAACAATAGAATATAATACTAACTCACGGAATCTAATTTTACGATATAAACGAGACTTAATTCTGTTTGCTAAGATCCCGAAaactagaaagagaaagagagagagagagtaaaggAGGGCTGACTGACCAGGCTTTGAACCGGAGAAATGGGCGATGGAGATTGGGGTCTTAGCCCACTGAACTGGGGGAGAGATGTCATCACTGCCGCCGCCATGTCTGGAGCTTCAACCACAGATCTGAGAGGTCTGCAACAATTGACGTATTTTTACAGTTTGTTCGTGGCTCTGGAATGGATTTGTCTTTAAAAGGAAGATCTCAAGTATTGGAAGGAATTAGAGCAGCTCTGTGGCTCAGCCACATCAAGAGTTTGTGGCCTCAGAATGCCAGCGTTCGGATACACTTAGATACTACTTGCTGATGTGGCACCCCCTTATTTGTTATTCCCATGTGGATAagattttagtttaattatttggCAAGAAGGGTGTTTTCATTTCTATCATATTATTGAAATGATGGAAGATTTCTCATTTCGACCCGCAAATCagtatctatctatatatatatatatatatgttatatgtacGTGAATGAAAAATGGAACCAAGTTAACAGAAGGTTATTGATGCGTCATAggttagttaaaaaataaaaaaaaattaaaagtctaAAATAAACTGAATCGAAAAggtaaacattatttataaaaaaatttaattctaatatgGATTCAAAATATcaggataaatattatttttacgaattctaattttagtgaatttcaaaatgttaaaatagatattatctataaataatgtaaataaatttatcggATTTGTTCTTGTATACTTTTGTAGTTTATACTTGATTTAATTTGATCATATTAGTCATACAAAATAATCTATACCGTAATCTGTGATGAGactatcattttcaaatttatgtcAATGTAACCCACTTTTCACATAATTGATCATGAATAAATCTTCACTTATgttccaaatttaaaaattgtaattCTAAGTTTTGCTTGATATGTCAATACTTgatattaaattgtaattaagattatcaaattaaatttgatcAAATCTTAAAGATTTATAAAACTTAGGTGCTAGAACGGGATGATCTTGAACGAGTGTTTTGTAATGTAATCACAAACTAGTGAAGATCAAATAACTTAGTTGGAGATTGGATTAACCAACAAATCTAATCAAAATAGATTAGTTTGAAATGATAATTGTTGTTgcttaaatacaataataatttttttttgtggcgCGAGAGCATCTCGATTAGAGTTTGCCGGTGACTTGCAAGGAAGAAATTGACTAAGGGTGTAGGTGATCTC is from Diospyros lotus cultivar Yz01 chromosome 2, ASM1463336v1, whole genome shotgun sequence and encodes:
- the LOC127793878 gene encoding photosystem I reaction center subunit psaK, chloroplastic, whose translation is MAAAVMTSLPQFSGLRPQSPSPISPVQSLVAIQPMKRKGKGALGARCDFIGSPTNLIMVTSTSLMLFAGRFGLAPSANRKSTAGLKLEIRESGLQTGDPAGFTLADTLACGSVGHIIGVGVVLGLKNIGLL